From Leptodactylus fuscus isolate aLepFus1 chromosome 11, aLepFus1.hap2, whole genome shotgun sequence, one genomic window encodes:
- the LOC142184747 gene encoding dual specificity testis-specific protein kinase 2-like — protein sequence MFVTQVDVFSFGIVLCEILGRIPADPEILPRTSDFGLDVVAFQALVRDCPPPVLDVAARCCRLEAFKRPSFCEILDELEDASEILGSAPELADSL from the exons GTTGATGTCTTCTCTTTTGGAATTGTCCTTTGTGAAATACTCGGTCGTATTCCTGCAGATCCTGAAATTCTGCCCAGAACAAGT GACTTTGGTTTGGACGTTGTTGCATTTCAGGCCTTGGTGAGGGATTGTCCTCCCCCGGTGCTGGATGTCGCTGCGAGATGCTGTCGG CTCGAAGCATTTAAGCGGCCGTCATTCTGTGAGATTCTGGATGAACTGGAGGATGCGTCGGAGATCCTGGGATCGGCGCCGGAGTTGGCGGACTCGTTGTGA